One window of the Mixophyes fleayi isolate aMixFle1 chromosome 6, aMixFle1.hap1, whole genome shotgun sequence genome contains the following:
- the ENGASE gene encoding cytosolic endo-beta-N-acetylglucosaminidase isoform X2, translated as MKVYKEIIRYEYAPLSARHHDRGTTEPISFFFSNLEELLSWKPTNQDMFNIAATPLAKRHPPIENQRPKTLVCHDLMGGYLEDRFIQGSDSKDPYVFYHWQYIDIFVYFSHRMFTIPPVCWTNAAHKHGVCILGTFITEWEDGGKSCESFLGGEESTYKAVADQMVYLAHFYQFDGWLVNIENVLSPLAVSRIPLFLSYLTEKLHSQVPGGLILWYDSVVHSGELRWQNELNDENRQFFNACDGIFTNYNWKEEHLERMSVEPRKTDVYVGVDIFARGDVVGGKFETFKSLQMIRQYGFSTALFAPGWVYECFNKEQFLENQHKFWSLLENHMFIHSLCTLPICTSFCLGRGEKRFSSGKAEDIGPWFNLSAQELQPMLSDVAYGEDVSYVRARICPQNAWHGGNSLLIEGTLSADTSGVSLRLFSLHVPAPDKLLLSMVYKLEGSPNVATSLEISTQDSPVCSVERITELTVPGTIQRLESLSDPPQFLTDPQQDNDSDWVKRYYEVRLSGCLLTSLSVHFSNTMPNKEEESFVCRIGEIRILDASLPPPSPVQPSDLSLSHIHWRRDPESNQLFVSLTLRWSHPMDNIRHFRIYCRGVTCHRAPASQPHLLGLAHACIYRVVDLAVPDPCKPAPGKLEFAVQPVNKDVVKSLPAVWGNLVLEFVEQTHTEV; from the exons ATGAAAGTCTATAAAGAAATCATCAGATATGAATATGCTCCACTGTCAG CAAGACATCATGACAGAGGGACCACTGAGCCAATCAGCTTCTTTTTCTCAAACCTGGAGGAGCTACTCTCATGGAAGCCAACCAATCAGGACATGTTTAACATTGCTGCGACGCCTCTTGCCAAACGACATCCACCTATTGAGAACCAGAGACCCAAGACCCTCGTCTGCCATGACTTGATGGGGGGATACCTAGAGGACAG GTTTATCCAGGGATCTGACTCTAAGGACCCGTATGTGTTCTACCATTGGCAGTACATTGATATATTTGTGTACTTCAGCCACCGAATGTTCACCATACCTCCGGTGTGCTGGACCAACGCTGCTCACAAACACGGGGTGTGCATCCTAG GGACCTTTATCACAGAATGGGAAGATGGTGGCAAGAGCTGCGAGTCATTCCTGGGTGGTGAGGAATCTACCTACAAAGCTGTGGCAGATCAGATGGTTTACCTGGCACATTTCTACCAGTTTGATGGATGGTTGGTGAACATTGAGAATGTACTTAGC CCACTTGCAGTGTCCCGCATACCCTTGTTCCTCTCCTACTTAACAGAAAAGTTGCATTCACAAGTTCCGGGTGGCCTGATCCTTTGGTATGACAGTGTGGTCCACAGTGGAGAGTTGCGATGGCAGAATGAACTTAATGATGAGAATAG ACAGTTTTTTAATGCATGTGATGGAATTTTCACAAACTATAACTGGAAAGAAGAGCACTTGGAGCGAATGTCAGTAGAGCCACGCAAGACAGACGTCTACGTTGGAGTGGACATCTTCGCTCGAGGAGATGTTGTTGGTGGAAAGTTCGAAACTTTCAAG TCGTTGCAGATGATCCGGCAGTATGGCTTCTCCACGGCTCTCTTTGCCCCTGGCTGGGTGTACGAGTGTTTCAACAAGGAACAGTTCCTGGAGAACCAACACAA GTTCTGGTCTCTCCTGGAGAATCACATGTTCATCCACAGCCTCTGCACTCTCCCTATATGCACCTCTTTCTGTCTTGGCCGTGGGGAAAAAAGATTTTCTTCTGGAAAG GCAGAAGATATCGGTCCTTGGTTTAATTTAAGTGCTCAGGAGCTACAGCCCATGCTATCTGATGTAGCCTATGGTGAAGATGTCAGTTATGTCAGAGCCCGGATATGCCCACAGAACGCCTGGCATGGAGGCAATTCCCTCCTCATTGAAGGAACTTTATCTGCAGACACCAGTGGGGTATCTCTAAG GCTGTTCTCTCTTCATGTTCCAGCTCCGGATAAACTCCTGCTGTCCATGGTGTACAAGTTGGAGGGATCACCCAACGTCGCAACGTCACTGGAGATCTCTACACAAGATTCCCCCGTATGTAGCGTGGAGCGCATCACCGAACTAACTG TGCCAGGGACGATACAAAGACTGGAGTCCCTTTCAGACCCTCCCCAGTTTCTTACAGACCCTCAACAGGACAATGACTCTGACTGGGTGAAACG GTACTACGAGGTGCGCCTTAGCGGGTGTCTTCTGACCAGCTTGTCCGTACATTTTTCCAACACGATGCCCAACAAAGAAGAGGAGAGCTTTGTGTGTCGCATCGGAGAAATAAGG ATCCTGGATGCCTCCCTACCTCCGCCAAGTCCTGTGCAGCCATCTGACCTCTCCTTGTCTCATATCCACTGGCGGAGAGATCCAGAAAGCAATCAGTTGTTTGTCAGCCTAACCCTCCGCTGGAGTCATCCTATGGACAACATTAGACACTTTCGTATATACTGCCGGGGTGTTACCTGCCACAGAGCACCTGCCTCCCAGCCTCACCTCCTGGGATTGGCACACGCTTGCATTTACCGTGTGGTTGACCTGGCTGTGCCAGATCCGTGCAAACCTGCCCCCGGCAAGCTGGAATTTGCAGTTCAGCCAGTTAACAAGGATGTTGTTAAAAGTTTACCTGCTGTGTGGGGTAACCTGGTATTGGAGTTTGTGGAGCAGACACACACAGAGGTGTGA
- the ENGASE gene encoding cytosolic endo-beta-N-acetylglucosaminidase isoform X1, with translation MCLAKLSGKEKTHYTRGSRQEKGQPPTTNPIQLPDMKVYKEIIRYEYAPLSARHHDRGTTEPISFFFSNLEELLSWKPTNQDMFNIAATPLAKRHPPIENQRPKTLVCHDLMGGYLEDRFIQGSDSKDPYVFYHWQYIDIFVYFSHRMFTIPPVCWTNAAHKHGVCILGTFITEWEDGGKSCESFLGGEESTYKAVADQMVYLAHFYQFDGWLVNIENVLSPLAVSRIPLFLSYLTEKLHSQVPGGLILWYDSVVHSGELRWQNELNDENRQFFNACDGIFTNYNWKEEHLERMSVEPRKTDVYVGVDIFARGDVVGGKFETFKSLQMIRQYGFSTALFAPGWVYECFNKEQFLENQHKFWSLLENHMFIHSLCTLPICTSFCLGRGEKRFSSGKAEDIGPWFNLSAQELQPMLSDVAYGEDVSYVRARICPQNAWHGGNSLLIEGTLSADTSGVSLRLFSLHVPAPDKLLLSMVYKLEGSPNVATSLEISTQDSPVCSVERITELTVPGTIQRLESLSDPPQFLTDPQQDNDSDWVKRYYEVRLSGCLLTSLSVHFSNTMPNKEEESFVCRIGEIRILDASLPPPSPVQPSDLSLSHIHWRRDPESNQLFVSLTLRWSHPMDNIRHFRIYCRGVTCHRAPASQPHLLGLAHACIYRVVDLAVPDPCKPAPGKLEFAVQPVNKDVVKSLPAVWGNLVLEFVEQTHTEV, from the exons CCCAATCCAGCTTCCAGATATGAAAGTCTATAAAGAAATCATCAGATATGAATATGCTCCACTGTCAG CAAGACATCATGACAGAGGGACCACTGAGCCAATCAGCTTCTTTTTCTCAAACCTGGAGGAGCTACTCTCATGGAAGCCAACCAATCAGGACATGTTTAACATTGCTGCGACGCCTCTTGCCAAACGACATCCACCTATTGAGAACCAGAGACCCAAGACCCTCGTCTGCCATGACTTGATGGGGGGATACCTAGAGGACAG GTTTATCCAGGGATCTGACTCTAAGGACCCGTATGTGTTCTACCATTGGCAGTACATTGATATATTTGTGTACTTCAGCCACCGAATGTTCACCATACCTCCGGTGTGCTGGACCAACGCTGCTCACAAACACGGGGTGTGCATCCTAG GGACCTTTATCACAGAATGGGAAGATGGTGGCAAGAGCTGCGAGTCATTCCTGGGTGGTGAGGAATCTACCTACAAAGCTGTGGCAGATCAGATGGTTTACCTGGCACATTTCTACCAGTTTGATGGATGGTTGGTGAACATTGAGAATGTACTTAGC CCACTTGCAGTGTCCCGCATACCCTTGTTCCTCTCCTACTTAACAGAAAAGTTGCATTCACAAGTTCCGGGTGGCCTGATCCTTTGGTATGACAGTGTGGTCCACAGTGGAGAGTTGCGATGGCAGAATGAACTTAATGATGAGAATAG ACAGTTTTTTAATGCATGTGATGGAATTTTCACAAACTATAACTGGAAAGAAGAGCACTTGGAGCGAATGTCAGTAGAGCCACGCAAGACAGACGTCTACGTTGGAGTGGACATCTTCGCTCGAGGAGATGTTGTTGGTGGAAAGTTCGAAACTTTCAAG TCGTTGCAGATGATCCGGCAGTATGGCTTCTCCACGGCTCTCTTTGCCCCTGGCTGGGTGTACGAGTGTTTCAACAAGGAACAGTTCCTGGAGAACCAACACAA GTTCTGGTCTCTCCTGGAGAATCACATGTTCATCCACAGCCTCTGCACTCTCCCTATATGCACCTCTTTCTGTCTTGGCCGTGGGGAAAAAAGATTTTCTTCTGGAAAG GCAGAAGATATCGGTCCTTGGTTTAATTTAAGTGCTCAGGAGCTACAGCCCATGCTATCTGATGTAGCCTATGGTGAAGATGTCAGTTATGTCAGAGCCCGGATATGCCCACAGAACGCCTGGCATGGAGGCAATTCCCTCCTCATTGAAGGAACTTTATCTGCAGACACCAGTGGGGTATCTCTAAG GCTGTTCTCTCTTCATGTTCCAGCTCCGGATAAACTCCTGCTGTCCATGGTGTACAAGTTGGAGGGATCACCCAACGTCGCAACGTCACTGGAGATCTCTACACAAGATTCCCCCGTATGTAGCGTGGAGCGCATCACCGAACTAACTG TGCCAGGGACGATACAAAGACTGGAGTCCCTTTCAGACCCTCCCCAGTTTCTTACAGACCCTCAACAGGACAATGACTCTGACTGGGTGAAACG GTACTACGAGGTGCGCCTTAGCGGGTGTCTTCTGACCAGCTTGTCCGTACATTTTTCCAACACGATGCCCAACAAAGAAGAGGAGAGCTTTGTGTGTCGCATCGGAGAAATAAGG ATCCTGGATGCCTCCCTACCTCCGCCAAGTCCTGTGCAGCCATCTGACCTCTCCTTGTCTCATATCCACTGGCGGAGAGATCCAGAAAGCAATCAGTTGTTTGTCAGCCTAACCCTCCGCTGGAGTCATCCTATGGACAACATTAGACACTTTCGTATATACTGCCGGGGTGTTACCTGCCACAGAGCACCTGCCTCCCAGCCTCACCTCCTGGGATTGGCACACGCTTGCATTTACCGTGTGGTTGACCTGGCTGTGCCAGATCCGTGCAAACCTGCCCCCGGCAAGCTGGAATTTGCAGTTCAGCCAGTTAACAAGGATGTTGTTAAAAGTTTACCTGCTGTGTGGGGTAACCTGGTATTGGAGTTTGTGGAGCAGACACACACAGAGGTGTGA